In Bradysia coprophila strain Holo2 chromosome X unlocalized genomic scaffold, BU_Bcop_v1 contig_38, whole genome shotgun sequence, the following proteins share a genomic window:
- the LOC119069665 gene encoding mucin-2-like, which produces MRHIHIALVLLVCSVVTLTFAKSTLVYRRYHRKRPSIRKEQKNVVEIVEVFKTHRRPPALMKSDKSIEKFLLCDAKCERKRFLRRRRICLRTGRFCPTRPSRPKSPSTTEINVSTRPEYKKPVVYPQNPYGNQNPDYTHLYPWSRPSVTVTKYQPDRSKDFNMTIVEVNNHTVATTLKYDDEYYDTDDDHYHQRRSTTFRVPTTIDQWTTPSTSTEATEATTVVASTPFVSEISLPPATTTISTSTVTITEPPETTEVQTPTTVATTRPTLPTTSTLPTTTYFIPPTTESTTSMKPTQPVQFIDSTTTVSLPAPPTSIPIVDSTTASTTEIPKIIPIEVPTESSSSTTTDISVFPIITQPPRFLPSLHPTTYRTIEEEIATPTSPAAQSWTTENQTEPTTIETQTKSTTTEILTEATTTDNQTKAPSTESQTDATPVEEAEEYPDEYPGEYEEEGGEEEGEEGAEDAGEDENGEVGGENDYDYEDDGNYDDEETEDQA; this is translated from the coding sequence ATGAGGCACATTCACATAGCATTAGTGTTACTGGTGTGTAGTGTTGTTACATTAACCTTTGCCAAAAGTACATTAGTTTATCGGCGATACCATCGCAAGCGTCCATCAATTCGCAAAGAGCAGAAAAATGTGGTGGAAATCGTTGAAGTGTTTAAAACTCATCGTAGACCGCCCGCACTTATGAAATCCGATAAATCgatcgagaaatttctgttatGCGACGCCAAATGTGAAAGGAAACGTTTCCTGCGACGGCGGAGAATTTGTTTGAGAACTGGCAGATTTTGCCCGACAAGGCCGAGTAGACCGAAATCACCGTCCACTACAGAGATAAATGTTTCTACCCGGCCGGAATATAAGAAACCAGTTGTCTATCCACAGAATCCCTATGGTAACCAGAATCCAGACTACACGCACTTGTATCCATGGAGCCGCCCTTCAGTTACGGTAACGAAATATCAACCAGATCGGAGTAAGGACTTTAACATGACCATAGTTGAAGTGAACAATCATACTGTCGCGACAACATTGAAATATGACGACGAATACTACGACACTGACGATGATCACTATCATCAAAGGCGATCGACAACTTTCAGAGTGCCCACAACGATTGATCAATGGACTACTCCATCAACTTCTACAGAGGCTACGGAGGCAACTACAGTTGTAGCTTCAACGCCTTTCGTATCAGAAATATCGCTTCCtccagcaacaacaacaatttctACAAGTACAGTCACTATAACCGAACCACCTGAGACAACTGAAGTACAAACTCCAACAACCGTAGCTACAACTAGGCCGACACTTCCTACGACTTCGACACTTCCTACAACCACATACTTCATTCCACCGACAACTGAGTCTACAACATCAATGAAACCGACTCAACCTGTACAGTTCATAGATTCAACCACCACCGTTTCATTACCAGCGCCACCCACATCGATTCCTATTGTTGACAGTACCACTGCGTCGACGACTGAAATACCGAAGATCATTCCAATTGAAGTACCAACGGAATCTTCTTCAAGCACAACGACAGACATTTCTGTTTTTCCAATCATTACGCAACCACCACGATTTCTTCCCAGTTTACATCCAACGACATATCGAACCATCGAAGAGGAAATCGCCACTCCAACATCACCAGCGGCTCAAAGTTGGACCACTGAAAATCAAACGGAGCCAACGACCATTGAAACTCAGACGAAGTCAACGACAACTGAAATTCTGACGGAGGCAACGACGACTGACAATCAAACGAAGGCACCATCGACTGAAAGTCAAACGGATGCAACGCCGGTAGAAGAAGCGGAAGAATATCCTGATGAATATCCTGGCGAATATGAAGAGGAGGGAGGCGAGGAAGAGGGAGAGGAAGGAGCCGAAGATGCGGGTGAAGATGAAAATGGAGAGGTCGGTGGAGAAAATGACTACGATTATGAAGATGATGGCAATTATGATGACGAAGAAACCGAGGATCAAGCGTAG